TCAGCATGACGCCAGCCTGGGATTTGGTCCACCAGTCAGCGGTCAGGATTGGAGCGATACCGCGGGAGATAACGGTCCACAGCAGCCACACCAGTGGAACAGCTGCGATAGCCATTGCCGCGTAGATGATGATGGTGGCCGCGGTGTTAGCAGACTTACGGCTGCTGGAGATGTCGGAGAAGGCTGAGCTCTTCTTTAAAGGCTCATCCATACGCGGAGAAATAACGTTGTTAGTCATGTTTTTGTCCCCTTCTACTTTCCGCGGTTAACCATGGCGCGAGCGCCAGCGTTGACGATGAAGGTGAGGGCGAACAGCACGAGGCCAGCGGAGATGTACGCGCCTGCACGGGTGTTGTCGTTGAATTCGGGAGCTGCGTTAGCAATCGCAGTTGCGAAGGTGGTGCCACCGTCGAACAGCGAGAAGCGGAAGGCGGAGGAAGGAGAGACAACCATGTACAGCGCCATGGTCTCACCCAGTGCACGGCCAAGACCAAGCATTGCGCCTGAGATGTAACCGGACATACCGAATGGCAGCACGGTCAGGCGAACAACTTCCCAGCGGGTTGCACCCAATGCCAGTGCGGACTCGATGTGGCCCTTTGGAGTCTGAACGAAAACTTCACGTGCGGTTGCTGCGATGACCGGAAGGATCATCACGGCGAGCACGATGCCACCGGTGAGCATGTTGCGGCCCGTGGCGAAGGATGGGGAGTTTTGGTAAACGGTGAACAGGAAGAATCCGCCGCCCCAGCTCTCAATCCAGGTGTAGAAGCCGGACAGTGCTGGTCCAAGGACCTGCCAGCCCCAGAGGCCGTAGACGATGGATGGAACTGCTGCGAGCATATCCACCATGTAGCCGAGTGGCTTTACTAGGCGCTTTGGTGCGTAGTTGGACAGGAAGATTGCGATGCCCAGCGCAATAGGCATGGCGATGATCAGCGCAATGACGGAAATCAACAGGGTCGCTGCAAGGAGGTTCGGGATACCGAACTGCATTGCCTCAATGTTGGAGGTGTTCCATGCGTCGGAGTAGGTAAAGAATCCGAGGATACCTTCGGCATTGCGCATCAAGGCGGGAACAGCACGCCAGATAAGGAACGCCGCGATAGCAAAAATGATGGCAGTAATCACGGCCGCGGATGCGGTGGACAGGAATTCGAAGACTCTGTCGCCGGGACGCTTAACGCTTCCTCCACCTTCTGCGACAATCTTACGAGGAGGCTTGGTCTGAGAGGAGTTTGCGTTGGTGGCAACGGAATGTGCCTCAACCTTGGTGGGATCCAAGGTCCGCTGCTCCGAACCTAACTCATTATTGGCCATTGTGGGCTAATTTCCTTAACTGGCGTATTGAACAAAAGCTTGTTAGGAAGTCGGGCGCCCTCCCCCAAGTTCTGGGGGAGGGCGCCCGATTCACAATGCACTTCCGCACGTTTGTGTAATGCGGTTGTGCGTGCAGCGTTAGTTACTGGATAGCGTCGACAGCTGCAACGAGGCGATCGTAGTGCTCGCCGGTAACTGGGATGTAGCCGAGAGCCTCGAGCTGGTCATCCTGGGAGTTAAGTGCAACGGTCAGGAAGTCCTTGACCTGGTCGCGGGTGGTCTCGTCGTAACCTGCGGAGCAGACGATCTCATAGGTGGTGAGGATCAGTGGGTATGCACCAGCTTCGTTCATTGCGAACATAGCGTCGGTGTCAACAACCATGTTGTGCCCCTCGGTCAGGAAGTC
The window above is part of the Corynebacterium deserti GIMN1.010 genome. Proteins encoded here:
- the pstC gene encoding phosphate ABC transporter permease subunit PstC translates to MANNELGSEQRTLDPTKVEAHSVATNANSSQTKPPRKIVAEGGGSVKRPGDRVFEFLSTASAAVITAIIFAIAAFLIWRAVPALMRNAEGILGFFTYSDAWNTSNIEAMQFGIPNLLAATLLISVIALIIAMPIALGIAIFLSNYAPKRLVKPLGYMVDMLAAVPSIVYGLWGWQVLGPALSGFYTWIESWGGGFFLFTVYQNSPSFATGRNMLTGGIVLAVMILPVIAATAREVFVQTPKGHIESALALGATRWEVVRLTVLPFGMSGYISGAMLGLGRALGETMALYMVVSPSSAFRFSLFDGGTTFATAIANAAPEFNDNTRAGAYISAGLVLFALTFIVNAGARAMVNRGK